The sequence below is a genomic window from Chloracidobacterium sp..
GCCGCCACCTACGGACGCCGCACGGTAGTCCGGGTTTACGCCCGCCGGACGCGAACGTACGATAAAAGTGTACGATAAAGCACACCTGGCGTTTGCGCAGTGCGTAGCGTACAGCGTTCTCCCTCTCCGGTGTAGAGCATTCAGGACGGCGCGACGATGACGGCGACGGCTTCATCAGTACCCAACGCCCCGGGCCAACGCCTGACCGTCAGCTAGCTTGTGAGCGACTTTGTAGGCTGCCGCTTCCAACGTTGTGCGATTTCGGAGATTGGATAGCTATGAGCCGGAATGCCATGCGATACGAGATCGATCCTAGCGAGGAGATGTTTTCTTCCGAGGAAGAAGATCACCTAGCGTCGGAGCCATCAGATGACGACGCCAGCGACACCATTTCGGTCTATCTCAAATCGCTGTCGCACACCAAGTTACTGACGCGACAGGAGGAGACCATGGTCGCGCGGGAGATGGAGCGCCATGAGCGCCGCGCCCTACGCCTGTTGTCGCGGGCGCTGCCGGTCGCCGCTTATGTTGTTCAGCTCGCCAAAAACTTGCAGGCGGAGGGACTTCGACTTTCCGATCTCCTGGTTGTTTCGCGCGGCGAGGAAGAGTCGGATGCGGAGCGGTGTGAAGCGCCGCTCAAGCCTGACATAGACGAACGGCAAGAACGCGCGCTGCGCGAGAAGTTCGCCGCTATTGAAGCGGCGCACGCTGGCATTCGCGCCATGGTGGCGCAACCCGGCTACAAGCACACCAATCGCAACTTCGACGTACGCCGGTTGCAAGTACAAATCGGGCGCATTCTCTACAAAATACCTTTCAACAAGACCATCCGACGGCGCATTGAAAACGCCTGGGGTCACGTCGTGGATGAAGCGTTGACCCTCAAGGCGGAGCGTGCGCGGCTTGAATACCGACTCAAGGACGCGACCCTTGACGCCGCCACGACGCGCCTGCTCAAACACCAACTCAAGGCGGTTCGGGCGCGAATCCGAGCGATGGAGTGCGATAACGCGCTGCCGCTAGACGCCATCATCGCCAACTGGAAGCATTTCGCCGAGGTCAAACAAAAAGCGGAAGCCTACAAACTTCGCATGATTGAGTCCAACCTCAAACTGGTGGTCTTTATTGGGAGGGACTTCATGGGGCGTGGACTCGCCATGGAAG
It includes:
- a CDS encoding sigma-70 family RNA polymerase sigma factor, with the translated sequence MRYEIDPSEEMFSSEEEDHLASEPSDDDASDTISVYLKSLSHTKLLTRQEETMVAREMERHERRALRLLSRALPVAAYVVQLAKNLQAEGLRLSDLLVVSRGEEESDAERCEAPLKPDIDERQERALREKFAAIEAAHAGIRAMVAQPGYKHTNRNFDVRRLQVQIGRILYKIPFNKTIRRRIENAWGHVVDEALTLKAERARLEYRLKDATLDAATTRLLKHQLKAVRARIRAMECDNALPLDAIIANWKHFAEVKQKAEAYKLRMIESNLKLVVFIGRDFMGRGLAMEDIIQEGNIGLIRAVEKFDWRRGIKFSTYAVWWIKQAIQLAIANQSRTIRLPTYMVDRVNRVRRVLRQMTTNGDEEPTPEEIAPLVGLTPEDVRQVLNVVAEPVSLETPTADDDGEHSLGDLLPDHNSQDPLRASMTTEMVQNLREALSRLSARESEVLMLRFGLMPDGREWTLEEIGARFQLTRERIRQIEMRALAKLSHPSRSRKLRDALYL